One genomic region from Coregonus clupeaformis isolate EN_2021a unplaced genomic scaffold, ASM2061545v1 scaf0330, whole genome shotgun sequence encodes:
- the LOC121558765 gene encoding U6 snRNA-associated Sm-like protein LSm7 produces the protein MADRNQDRNKEGEKKKKESIFDLSKYIDKQIRVKFQGGREASGVLEGFDPMLNLVLDSTIEYLQDPDDQFKLTEDMWQLGLVVCRGTSVVLICPQDSMEAIPNPFIQQQDG, from the coding sequence ATGGCGGACAGAAACCAGGACAGAAAcaaggaaggagagaagaagaagaaagagagtATCTTTGACCTGTCAAAGTACATTGATAAACAAATCCGTGTGAAGTTTCAGGGAGGACGAGAGGCCAGTGGAGTTCTGGAGGGGTTTGACCCCATGTTGAACCTGGTATTGGATAGCACCATCGAGTACTTGCAGGATCCTGACGACCAGTTCAAGCTGACCGAGGACATGTGGCAGCTGGGCCTGGTGGTTTGTAGAGGGACGTCCGTGGTGCTCATCTGTCCTCAGGACAGCATGGAAGCCATCCCCAACCCCTTCATCCAGCAGCAGGACGGATAG